Genomic DNA from Candidatus Cloacimonas sp.:
AACATTCGGAGCACCCGTTAAACAAATCTTGATTCCTTCGCGTAGTCGTCTTCCCTGTTCGCCTGTATTTTTCAGTTCTTCCGCTGTTTTGATGATATCTTTTAATTCCTGATACATAGCATTGGAATCGGGTAAAGGTAAATCCTGATCGGTAAAATCAATTGCCAGCTCAAAACGGATACGCAGTTCCGTAATGCGGTTTAATAATATTTGTAAGTATTTGCTCAATTTACCCTTAAGCTGTAAAAGAGCTGCTTTTTCTGCCTGGGTTGCCTGTGCCTGAATAAGGTCGTTAACTGCTTCTGCCTGGCTTAAATCCATTTTTCCATTTAAGAAAGCACGCAAGGTAAATTCTCCCGGTTTTGCCAGACGGCAGGAAAGAAGAAGGATATTAAGAATACGATTGACAAGATTGGGATTGCCATGACAGGATATTTCAATAACATCCTCTCCTGTATAGCTATGTGGTTCTCTAAAAACGGAAAGCAGAACTTCGTCTATTGCCTCTTCTGTTTCTGCATAAAAAGTACCAAAAACAAGGCGTTGAGAAGGTTGCTTAAGAAGTTTATTGCCCGGAGAAAAGTGTTTGGCTACAAGCTCAATGCAACCCTTGCCACTTAAGCGGATTACAGCTATGGCAGAAAATCCGGCAGGAGTTATCGGTGCGCAAATAATCTCGCTAACATTTTTCATTTAAGCATCTGGATTATCTTTTCATACAGCCGGGGAGCTGTAAAACCGATTTCTTCAAGAAGTTCCGATATTTTTCCTTGGGCAATAAAGCGATCGGGATAGCCAAAATTGATAACTGTAACCTTTTCAGTAGCTAATAATTGAGCTATGCGTGCTCCCATTCCTCCAATAACAGCATTACTTTCAAAAGTGAAAATGTATTTGCAGTTAGAAGCCACTTGCAGAAGGGTATTTTCATCCAAGGGTTTTACAGAGAGCAATTGTACCAGCTGTGAAGGTATCTTATCTTTAGCCAGCAAATTATGCACTTCCTCAGCTGTAAAAAAAGCATCTCCGCAAGCAATTAAGGCAATATTCCCTTCCTTGGAGTGAATTATGGCAGGAAAGGGATTAAAATCGGTTAATGTTTGATGAACAGAAGCAGGAATTACAGTTCCCCGTGGATAACGAATAGCCACGGGACCCTCTTTATATTTTGCAGCCCAGGTAAGCATTGCCACAAGTTCTTCTGCGGTGGAAGGAGTTAAAATAATCATATTGGGAACAAAGCTTAAAAAAGAAAGATCAAAAGCACCGTGATGCGTAGCTCCATCTTCACCTACAAGACCAGCTCTATCAATGCAAAAAACAACGGGTAATCGGGGTAAAGCAACATCGTGAATAATCTGGTCTAAGGCACGCTGGAGAAAAGTGGAATAGATTGCCACAAAAGGTTTTAATCCCTTCGTGGACATTCCTGCTGCCAAAGTTACGGAATGCTGTTCAGCAATGCCGACATCAAAAAAGCGGTCGGGAAAGGTCTCTTCAAATTTGCTCAATCCTGTTCCGGCAGTCATAGCAGCTGTAATTGCCACAATTTTAGGATCTTTTTGGGCTAAAGTGACCAGGGTTGAGCCCATCAGGTCACTCCAACTTTGTTTTCCGCTACTGATTTGTTTGCCTGTTTTTAAATCAAAAGGTCCTGTTCCATGAAAAAGAGCAGAGTCCTTTTCTGCAGGAGGATAGCCCTTACCTTTTTGGGTAACAATATGGATCAGGACAGGACCCACCATAAAATTCTTTACTCTTTTGATAATCTTCAGGAGCTGCTCTATATCATGACCATCTATAGGACCTACATATTTAAAGCCCAGGTCTTCAAAAATAATGTTGGGCACCAGGATATTCATCATTGATTCTTCCAGCTTTTGGGCTCCGTAAATAAAATTGCGCCGAATATTAGCTGGTAAAGTATGACTGAAATCCCAAACCTGCTTTTTAAGGACATTATAAGATTTACTGGCAAGCATCCGAGCCATATATTTCTGCAAACCGCCTACATTTTTAGAGATGGACATTTCGTTATCATTTAAGATAACGATGAATTTATCCTTTTGCAGGTGCCCACCGTAATTTAATGCCTCAAAACTCATGCCTCCGGTTAAAGCTCCATCACCAATCACGGCAAGGCAATGACCCTGTTCATTATTCAAATCCCTGGCACAGGTAATTCCTAAAGCGGCGGAAACGGAAGTGCTGCTATGACCGGTAGTAAAAGCATCATAAGGACTTTCGTCCCGATTGGTAAAACCACTGATACCTTTATACTGCCTTAAAGTATCAAACTGAGCATTGCGTCCGGTTAAAATTTTCCAGCTGTATGCCTGATGCCCTACATCCCAAACAATTCTATCGGTTAAAGGATCAAACAGATAGAGCAAAGCAATGGTAAGATCTACCGTTCCCAAACTGGGAGCTAAATGACCTCCTGTTTTAGAAACAACTTGCACAATGCGGGTGCGAACTTCCTTCGCCAGAGTTTTCAGTTCGCTTACAGATAGTTCTTTAATCTGTTTCGGCTCGGTTATTTGTTCTAAAATCATTTCTTCTCCTTGCCGCCTGCTATTTTGCCCTTGTTTCTTCTGTCTTCACGATAATAATTTCCAAAATCATTAAAGCGAAGGCAATGGCAAGTAAAATTTTCCAGAGGTCATGACCCAGGCGTGAAAAGAAAAGTTTATCCTCCCATTTATCCCCTAAGTTTTTTATCCCTTTAGGGAGATTAGTTCTGGTTTCGGAATCGCTATAGTCAATGTTAATTGCCATTGCATAACTGCGAGGCGTATTCGGCTCAAAAATATAAATTCCTGGTTCCGTAGCCAAATAACGGCGGTTGGAGATAATTTCTCCTGTAGGCAGCTGTAATTTATCAAATATAAGCACTTGCCCGATTTTATTATTTGTTTCCGGAATTTCCGAACCGGCAAGATAATCCAAAGTGCGGAAAGCCAGAACCGGAAACGCGGGGTCAATAAAGAAAGGATTGTTTTCCGAGGCAATATTCCAAAGCCAGAGGGACTGTTTTTCATTAACAACCGCCAGAGGAATGTTTTGGGCTGAAATCAGCACTCCGGCATTCTTATTAACCGCTTGCCAGTAGTCGCTGAGGGTAGTATTTTTAAGTGCTTTTCCCGAAATGAGAGAGCTGATATAGTGATGAGCATTCAGGTTATCTATAGTGATTGCCTTTTGCGTGCGTTCTTTAATTTCAATGCCGAAACTGTTGTTCAGATAGGACTTCAAATCGGCAGAGAGATTATCTCCCAGGCAAAAAAGAATACCTTTTTTCCGGTTTTGGAGGTTGGTAAAGACCTCGCGTAAGCGGGAAGTTAAAGCTCCGCAATCGTAAACGACAAAAAGTTGCGCTTTATCCAGGTCACTTATTGAAAGAGCATCAGCAGAGATGATTTGAAAAGAGGAAGCGCTATAAACCTTTAAGATTGTAGAAAGAATAGCAGGCAAGCTGCCGTTGCGAGTAATAACCGTAACCCGAGGTTTACTATAATAAGGAAAAGCAAAATAACAACGGTTATCCGTTATTTGGCGTTCATCGTTAACTTCAATATAGCCACTCTGCCATCCATCAGAGCGAAGTTCAATCGGGATGGTTTCAATAACTGTGCTTTGAGCAGGAACGGAGAGAAATTTTTCTGCCAGTTTGATATCGTTTACCACTGCCTTTACAAGCACATCTTTGCGTTCGGTTTCTCCATAATTGGCAACTGTGAATTGAATCAGCTGTTGATTATGTTTTTCCACCAATTGGGGTAAGGCATTGGCAGATATAACTGCCAGGTTTTCATAGTCCACTGTTTCCGGAACGGGAATAAGAGCAATGGGAACACTGGTTTTCAGCTCTGCAGGGGGAATTCTTAAATCGGTGATAAGATAAATCTCACGATTGGGCATTTGACTTTCGGCAAGTTTGGTTTCTGCTTGCGCCAGCATTTCTTCCAAAGTGAGAGGACTGAAAGTGATTTTTAACTGCCCGATAAGCGTTTCAGGCAAAGAACCGGCATAAATTTGGCTATGCAGGAGGTTCCAGTTTTCATCGGAACTAATTGGTATCAAACGGTCATCCGGATTGGCTTTGGCATTTATTTTTTGCAATGCCTCTTTGGCATATTGCAAGGAACTTTTTCCTCTTTCAGCATAATCCATACTGTAAGAAGTATCTATCAAAATAGCAATTGCCGTAGGAGGATGTTTACCTGAGGGTTTTAGTTTCGGAGAAGAAAGCATTGGACGCGCAACTGCTAAAACAACCAGCAGAATAATCAACATCCTGATAATCAGTAAAAGAATGTTTTTCAGTTTACTGCGGCTTTTTTCCTGTTCTTTGCTTAGTTTTATAAACCTCAAAGTTGGGAAAACAATCTTCAGCGGTTTTTTCTTAGCCAGCAGCCAGATTAGCAACGGGATTATTACGGCTGCTGCAAAAAAGAGGAAAGTAGCATTTAAAAAGGAAAGCTGAAACAACTAAATACCTGCACTAATGGAAAATAGATAGTCACTATCAGCAAGTTTCATTCCCGTGCTATTCAGGGAAAAATCAAAGTGGAAATTCCTGTAATAATAGCCAGCGCCAAGGGTGAAATTGATATTATCAGCCCCGTAAAAATCGTGGCTGTAAGTGCCCACTCTAAGATCAAAAGAACTGCTGTTTTCGGTTGAAGAGGAATTGCTGCCGGAGTTTAAATTCCATCTGTAACCATAACCAAGATGATAAGTTGTTTCGGGCTTTTTGGCAAGTTTGCTTTGTATTCCGGCATAATAGTGACTGTTTGTTCCTTCAAAACCAAGACCTGCAGCAGCTCTTCTTTGCAAGGTAACGGAATCATAATTTTCCCACCAGAGCATTGAAAGAAGGTCATAGAAAGAAGCGGCATAAACAATATCACCCATTTTATAGGTTATACCAAGGTCACCGGAAACACCTTTGGCTTTATCGTCAATAAAACCATCCCGAATTAAACTATTGCCAACCTTATGCTCCCTCAGGTAAACGAGACGCCCGGAAAGGTATTTCAAATTTATTCCGGCGGCTAATTTGGGATAATTTTCGTCTCTTCCACCCCAGGAAACTTGAACTTTATCCATTTTATAGTCATAATATTCACTATTCAAACCATCTTCACTAAACTGACTGATATGCACTGAAGCAACCGGTTGATAGCTGAAAGAAACAGCACCGGTATTTAGCACAAAGTATTTGAATTGTTTGTCTTTCAAGGTATTGCTAACACTGATGGCACTATAAAAATCCAGGTCTTCCTCTGCTGTTAAACGAAAAGACAGAGAAAACGAACCAAGCTTATTATCAGCCATCAAAGCAGGATTGCCGTAAGCGCAAAAAGGATCGCTGGCATTAGTTAAATTAAGAGCTCCCGCTCCCATAGCAATAGGAGAAACATTACTTTCCGGAAGAGTGTAATCATAATCCGTTATCGGCAGAGGCGTAACCTGCTGAGCGAACAAAAATATAGCAGGAACAAATAACAGAAGGGTAATATAAACAACCTTAGGCAAGGAAATAAAACTCCCTAACATTAGCTAAACCCCTTTTCCTTTAAAAGCAAACGAGTTCCATTGGCTGCATAGTAACCTGCAATACCTGTTAAAATTCCAAAAACTGCATCTATAAACCAATGATAGTGACAGAAGACGGTGGCAATGGAAAGAAAAAAGGAAATAACAGTGCAGATATAACCAACGGGACGAATGTAACGCAAAGCGGCAATAGTTAAAACAAGAGCAATGGCAATATGGCTGCTGGGAAATGCACCTCCTAAATGATTGGAAGTGCGATAGATAAAAGCCATAATACGGGAGAAGGGTCCGGAATGATAGGTCTTTGTTAAAGCCATCGCTTCCGGAAGATAGCGTCCTCCAATAACAGGCAGAACAGAATAAATTGTATAACAACAATAGAATACAAAGGTAAGATTGAAGATTACTTCTTTAAAGGCATCTTTTTGTGTAAAATAAAGGTATAACGGAATACCGGCAATCATAGGATAATAGCAAAAATAGGCAAAATGAAAGAGTTCCTGAATTGCCCAATGCGAATATTGCTTTCCCCAAACCAAAGAAGGCAGATAACCAAAGATAGCTTTATCAATTTTCATAAAGAAAGGATCAAGCCAGTCCCGAAATAGGATGCGATTGAAAGCATAACCGGATGTATAAAAATAGCCGAATAGAAAAACAGGATAAAGTCCCCGGAAAAAGCTGAGCACTTTATAGCGCTTGGTAAGCTTGTTTGGTGTGTAACACCAACCGGGTTGTTGTTGCAGCCAGGCAAGAAATAGCACTGCAGTAAAAATGGCAA
This window encodes:
- a CDS encoding VWA domain-containing protein; the encoded protein is MFQLSFLNATFLFFAAAVIIPLLIWLLAKKKPLKIVFPTLRFIKLSKEQEKSRSKLKNILLLIIRMLIILLVVLAVARPMLSSPKLKPSGKHPPTAIAILIDTSYSMDYAERGKSSLQYAKEALQKINAKANPDDRLIPISSDENWNLLHSQIYAGSLPETLIGQLKITFSPLTLEEMLAQAETKLAESQMPNREIYLITDLRIPPAELKTSVPIALIPVPETVDYENLAVISANALPQLVEKHNQQLIQFTVANYGETERKDVLVKAVVNDIKLAEKFLSVPAQSTVIETIPIELRSDGWQSGYIEVNDERQITDNRCYFAFPYYSKPRVTVITRNGSLPAILSTILKVYSASSFQIISADALSISDLDKAQLFVVYDCGALTSRLREVFTNLQNRKKGILFCLGDNLSADLKSYLNNSFGIEIKERTQKAITIDNLNAHHYISSLISGKALKNTTLSDYWQAVNKNAGVLISAQNIPLAVVNEKQSLWLWNIASENNPFFIDPAFPVLAFRTLDYLAGSEIPETNNKIGQVLIFDKLQLPTGEIISNRRYLATEPGIYIFEPNTPRSYAMAINIDYSDSETRTNLPKGIKNLGDKWEDKLFFSRLGHDLWKILLAIAFALMILEIIIVKTEETRAK
- the dxs gene encoding 1-deoxy-D-xylulose-5-phosphate synthase, whose translation is MILEQITEPKQIKELSVSELKTLAKEVRTRIVQVVSKTGGHLAPSLGTVDLTIALLYLFDPLTDRIVWDVGHQAYSWKILTGRNAQFDTLRQYKGISGFTNRDESPYDAFTTGHSSTSVSAALGITCARDLNNEQGHCLAVIGDGALTGGMSFEALNYGGHLQKDKFIVILNDNEMSISKNVGGLQKYMARMLASKSYNVLKKQVWDFSHTLPANIRRNFIYGAQKLEESMMNILVPNIIFEDLGFKYVGPIDGHDIEQLLKIIKRVKNFMVGPVLIHIVTQKGKGYPPAEKDSALFHGTGPFDLKTGKQISSGKQSWSDLMGSTLVTLAQKDPKIVAITAAMTAGTGLSKFEETFPDRFFDVGIAEQHSVTLAAGMSTKGLKPFVAIYSTFLQRALDQIIHDVALPRLPVVFCIDRAGLVGEDGATHHGAFDLSFLSFVPNMIILTPSTAEELVAMLTWAAKYKEGPVAIRYPRGTVIPASVHQTLTDFNPFPAIIHSKEGNIALIACGDAFFTAEEVHNLLAKDKIPSQLVQLLSVKPLDENTLLQVASNCKYIFTFESNAVIGGMGARIAQLLATEKVTVINFGYPDRFIAQGKISELLEEIGFTAPRLYEKIIQMLK
- the mnmE gene encoding tRNA uridine-5-carboxymethylaminomethyl(34) synthesis GTPase MnmE; this translates as MKNVSEIICAPITPAGFSAIAVIRLSGKGCIELVAKHFSPGNKLLKQPSQRLVFGTFYAETEEAIDEVLLSVFREPHSYTGEDVIEISCHGNPNLVNRILNILLLSCRLAKPGEFTLRAFLNGKMDLSQAEAVNDLIQAQATQAEKAALLQLKGKLSKYLQILLNRITELRIRFELAIDFTDQDLPLPDSNAMYQELKDIIKTAEELKNTGEQGRRLREGIKICLTGAPNVGKSSLFNALLQQNRAIVTPHPGTTRDYLEESLSLNGFPVVIYDTAGLRESPDDIEKEGIAKSYALMQESDLILYLVEANTVTNPNLQITELLSLSTIPPELYSKTLAVFSKADLLPENAPKIPGGIYCSVITEKGLKDLTDAISRQLSLSTELLNKPIIINNRHLIALSKSLQFLHQAKHSIEEKQGYEFIAFELISASNALEEILGIITTDDLLNKIFSEFCIGK
- a CDS encoding phosphatase PAP2 family protein, encoding MPELSTKQKKTAKSFLSAIDLITLIFCGWILLYMCLGISRSPEVLKHIPVYLAIFTAVLFLAWLQQQPGWCYTPNKLTKRYKVLSFFRGLYPVFLFGYFYTSGYAFNRILFRDWLDPFFMKIDKAIFGYLPSLVWGKQYSHWAIQELFHFAYFCYYPMIAGIPLYLYFTQKDAFKEVIFNLTFVFYCCYTIYSVLPVIGGRYLPEAMALTKTYHSGPFSRIMAFIYRTSNHLGGAFPSSHIAIALVLTIAALRYIRPVGYICTVISFFLSIATVFCHYHWFIDAVFGILTGIAGYYAANGTRLLLKEKGFS